The Saprospiraceae bacterium genomic interval GTAAGTCTTTATATTCATTTTGGACTTCCTTTGCAGGAGTCTTGAGAACAGGGTTTCCGTATAGAACAATTGGTAATATCATATGAATCAAAAGTGTCCTAAATATCTTTGTAAAATCAATACAGCACTAACTTTATCAAGCAGAGCCTTTTCCTTTCTTTTATTTTTCCCAATGCCGGCATCCAGAATCGCTTTCCTGGCTGAAACGGAGGTATTTCGCTCATCGACAAAATCAACATCTATTCCTTCCATCGATTCCTGAATCCATTTTACAAAACCATCAATTTCCTCCCGGATGGAAGTTGGAGTATTGTCTTTGTGAAATGAAATTCCTATCACGATCTTATCCAGTTGCTCCTTTTGATGATAATCGAGAATAAATTCACGAAGCAATTTGCTGTCAACTGTCGTTAGCCCATTGACAATAATTTGTAATGGATCTGTAACTGCAATACCACATCTTTTTGCACCGTAATCGATTCCCAGAATTCTTCCCATTGTAAGGCCATGTAAAGATATAAGCTTCTTTTGGCAGCACCAAAGTACAAAATATACAAGTCGCTACTTATAGGGCTATGCGGATAAAAAAAAAGACCCCCTCCATAACTTTTATGGAGAGGGGTCCCATCCCAAAAACAGTAAACTCTTTAGAACAAAACGAATTTAGCCTTACTTAATGACAACCATTCTCTTCGTCACGGAATAACCGGCCGCATCCAATTGGTAGAACAGAACTCCTGTTGCTCCAAGTTGTGATGTATTGAGTTCAAATTGATTGTACCCTTTAGTTCCGTTCATTACATTCTTGTAAAGAACTTTGCTATTCAGGTCATAAACAGTGATGGATGTCTGGGCTGCCTCTGGCAGATCAAAACCCACAACTGTGAACTCAGAGAAAGGGTTGGGTTGATTTTGGTAAACAACGAGACCCTGTTGGGTTTTCACTGTACCATTCTGGTTTCTGAATCCTAA includes:
- the ruvX gene encoding Holliday junction resolvase RuvX; this encodes MGRILGIDYGAKRCGIAVTDPLQIIVNGLTTVDSKLLREFILDYHQKEQLDKIVIGISFHKDNTPTSIREEIDGFVKWIQESMEGIDVDFVDERNTSVSARKAILDAGIGKNKRKEKALLDKVSAVLILQRYLGHF